A single region of the Cucumis melo cultivar AY chromosome 3, USDA_Cmelo_AY_1.0, whole genome shotgun sequence genome encodes:
- the LOC103488052 gene encoding thaumatin-like protein 1b, whose protein sequence is MAVTGTQFLLAILNLLLLVPGGFSTSFTFVNKCDFTVWPGVLSNGGVPPLPTTGFSLQSGESKTLPAPASWGGRFWGRTLCSEDSTGKFSCATGDCGSNKLECTGNGATPPATLAEFTLDGSGGLDFFDVSLVDGYNLPMMVVPQGGSGDNCTNTGCVVDLNGACPSELRVTSADGREGVACKSACGAFNQPQYCCTGAYQTPDTCQPSMYSQIFKKACPRAYSYAYDDKTSTFTCASADYVITFCPSPNTSQKSSEAQNSPATANPSSGGDGAMVYEGASLIQTDAASPRVTGISAIGTVAIGWLWQRMFHF, encoded by the exons ATGGCGGTGACTGGAACTCAATTTTTGTTGGCAATTCTAAATCTGCTGCTGTTGGTACCGG GTGGGTTTTCGACGAGCTTTACTTTTGTTAACAAATGTGATTTCACGGTCTGGCCGGGGGTTCTCTCGAACGGCGGCGTTCCACCGCTTCCCACTACAGGCTTCTCTCTTCAGAGTGGAGAGTCCAAGACGCTACCGGCGCCGGCGTCTTGGGGCGGGCGTTTCTGGGGAAGAACACTCTGTTCTGAAGATTCCACCGGGAAATTCTCTTGCGCTACTGGTGACTGTGGCTCTAACAAATTAGAGTGTACTGGAAACGGAGCAACCCCACCAGCCACTCTGGCGGAATTCACTCTCGACGGCTCCGGCGGGCTTGATTTCTTCGACGTCAGTCTGGTGGACGGTTACAATCTTCCAATGATGGTTGTGCCCCAAGGTGGTTCCGGCGATAACTGCACGAATACCGGCTGTGTTGTGGATCTCAACGGCGCGTGTCCGTCAGAGCTGCGCGTGACGAGTGCCGACGGAAGAGAAGGCGTCGCGTGTAAGAGCGCGTGTGGTGCTTTCAACCAACCGCAGTATTGTTGCACAGGCGCGTACCAAACACCGGACACTTGTCAGCCGTCGATGTACTCTCAGATCTTCAAGAAAGCGTGCCCACGCGCTTACAGCTACGCGTACGATGATAAGACGAGCACTTTCACATGCGCCAGTGCTGATTATGTCATTACATTCTGTCCATCGCCAAATACCAG CCAAAAGTCATCGGAGGCACAGAATTCTCCGGCAACTGCGAACCCATCTTCCGGCGGAGACGGTGCAATGGTATACGAAGGTGCATCCTTGATCCAAACCGATGCAGCGTCACCGCGAGTAACCGGAATATCAGCGATCGGTACGGTGGCGATTGGGTGGTTGTGGCAGCGGATGTTCCACTTCTGA